The following are encoded in a window of Mycobacterium decipiens genomic DNA:
- a CDS encoding aerobic carbon-monoxide dehydrogenase large subunit, translated as MTTIESRPPSPEDTADNAQKPCGHGRMMRKEDPRFIRGRGTYVDDVALPGMLHLAILRSPYAHARIVSIDVTAAQAHPKVKAVVTGSDLADKGLAWMPTLSNDVQAVLATDKTRFQGQEVAFVVAEDRYSARDALELIDVEYEPLDPVVDVRRALDPSTPVIRTDLEGKTDNHIFDWETGDAAATDAVIATADVVVKQEIVYPRVHPAPMETCGAVADLDPVTGKLTLWTTSQAPHAHRTLYALVAGLPEHKIRVISPDIGGGFGNKVPIYPGYVCAIVGSLLLGKPVKWVEDRSENLTSTGFARDYIMVGEIAATQDGKILAIRSNVLADHGAFNAQAAPAKYPAGFFGVFTGSYDIEAAYCHMTAVYTNKAPGGVAYACSFRITEAVYFVERLVDCLAYQLKMDPAKLRLQNLLRPKQFPYQSKTGWVYDSGDYETTMRKAMGMIGYDALRAEQIERRARGELMGIGMSFFTEAVGAGPRKDMDILGLGMADGCELRVHPTGKAVVRLSVQTQGQGHETTFAQIVAEELGIPPDDIEVVHGDTDQTPFGLGTYGSRSTPVSGGAAALVARKVRDKAKIIASGMLEVSVADLEWEKGSFHVKGDPSASVTIADIAMRAHGAGDLPEGIEGGLDAEVCYNPDNLTYPYGAYFCVVDVDPGTAVVKVRRFLAVDDCGTRINPMIIEGQVHGGIVDGIGMALMEMIAFDDDGNCLGGSLMDYLIPTALEVPHLETGHTVTPSPHHPIGAKGVGESATVGSPPAVVNAVVDALAPFGVRHVDMPLTPSRVWEAMQGRARPPI; from the coding sequence ATGACGACAATCGAGTCACGCCCTCCGTCACCGGAAGACACAGCCGACAACGCTCAGAAGCCGTGTGGGCATGGCCGCATGATGCGCAAGGAGGATCCGCGATTCATCCGCGGCCGCGGCACCTACGTCGACGACGTCGCGCTGCCGGGCATGTTGCATCTGGCCATATTGCGTTCGCCGTATGCGCACGCCCGCATCGTCAGCATCGATGTGACTGCCGCGCAGGCACATCCGAAAGTCAAGGCTGTGGTGACCGGCTCCGACCTGGCCGACAAGGGCCTGGCCTGGATGCCGACGCTGTCCAACGACGTGCAAGCCGTGCTGGCCACCGACAAGACACGCTTCCAAGGCCAGGAGGTGGCGTTCGTCGTTGCCGAAGACCGGTACTCGGCCCGGGACGCGCTGGAACTGATCGACGTGGAGTACGAACCGCTGGACCCCGTCGTGGATGTTCGCCGGGCGCTGGACCCGTCGACGCCGGTGATTCGCACCGATCTTGAGGGAAAGACGGACAATCACATTTTCGACTGGGAAACCGGCGATGCGGCGGCGACCGACGCGGTGATCGCGACGGCCGACGTCGTTGTCAAGCAGGAGATCGTCTACCCCCGGGTGCACCCGGCGCCAATGGAAACCTGTGGCGCAGTGGCCGATCTGGATCCGGTCACCGGCAAGCTGACGCTGTGGACTACCTCGCAGGCGCCGCACGCCCACCGCACTCTGTACGCGTTGGTCGCCGGTCTGCCCGAACACAAGATCCGGGTGATCTCACCCGACATCGGCGGCGGATTCGGCAACAAGGTGCCGATCTATCCGGGTTACGTGTGCGCGATCGTCGGTTCGCTCCTATTGGGCAAGCCGGTCAAGTGGGTGGAGGACCGCAGCGAGAACCTGACGTCCACCGGCTTCGCCCGCGACTACATCATGGTCGGCGAGATCGCCGCCACCCAGGACGGCAAGATTCTGGCGATCCGTTCGAATGTGCTTGCCGACCATGGCGCATTCAACGCCCAGGCCGCGCCGGCGAAGTATCCAGCCGGGTTCTTCGGGGTGTTCACCGGCAGCTACGACATCGAGGCAGCCTACTGCCACATGACCGCGGTGTACACCAACAAGGCGCCCGGCGGGGTTGCCTACGCGTGTTCGTTCCGCATCACCGAAGCGGTCTACTTCGTCGAGCGACTGGTGGATTGTCTGGCCTACCAGCTGAAGATGGATCCAGCCAAGCTACGCCTGCAAAATCTGTTGCGGCCCAAGCAGTTCCCTTACCAAAGCAAAACTGGCTGGGTGTATGACTCGGGTGACTACGAGACCACGATGCGCAAGGCGATGGGCATGATCGGCTACGACGCACTGCGCGCCGAGCAGATCGAGCGGCGAGCGCGTGGCGAGCTGATGGGCATCGGGATGTCGTTCTTCACCGAAGCTGTTGGTGCCGGCCCGCGTAAGGACATGGACATTCTCGGCCTCGGCATGGCCGACGGCTGTGAGCTGCGCGTGCACCCGACGGGCAAAGCCGTTGTGCGGCTTTCGGTCCAGACCCAGGGCCAGGGCCACGAGACGACGTTTGCCCAGATCGTCGCCGAGGAGCTGGGAATCCCGCCCGACGATATCGAGGTGGTGCACGGCGACACCGACCAGACGCCATTCGGGCTGGGTACCTACGGCAGCCGGTCCACGCCGGTCTCGGGCGGCGCGGCGGCACTGGTCGCCCGCAAGGTGCGCGACAAGGCGAAGATCATCGCGTCGGGCATGCTCGAGGTTTCGGTCGCCGACTTGGAATGGGAGAAGGGCTCGTTCCACGTGAAGGGTGACCCGTCCGCGTCGGTGACGATCGCCGACATCGCGATGCGCGCGCACGGCGCCGGGGATCTGCCCGAGGGGATCGAGGGCGGACTGGACGCGGAGGTCTGCTACAACCCGGACAACCTGACCTACCCGTACGGCGCGTACTTCTGTGTGGTTGACGTGGATCCGGGCACCGCAGTGGTCAAGGTGCGCCGCTTTCTGGCCGTCGATGACTGCGGCACCCGGATCAACCCGATGATCATCGAGGGCCAGGTGCACGGCGGCATCGTCGACGGCATCGGCATGGCGCTGATGGAGATGATCGCCTTCGACGACGACGGCAACTGCCTGGGCGGCTCGCTGATGGATTATCTGATTCCGACCGCGCTCGAGGTGCCGCACCTGGAGACCGGGCATACCGTGACGCCGTCGCCGCATCACCCGATCGGCGCGAAGGGCGTTGGCGAGTCGGCCACCGTGGGATCGCCACCGGCGGTGGTGAACGCGGTGGTGGATGCGTTGGCGCCGTTCGGGGTTCGCCACGTCGATATGCCGCTAACACCGTCCCGGGTCTGGGAGGCCATGCAGGGCCGCGCCAGACCGCCGATCTAG